The following coding sequences are from one Epinephelus fuscoguttatus linkage group LG7, E.fuscoguttatus.final_Chr_v1 window:
- the kcna2b gene encoding potassium voltage-gated channel subfamily A member 2b — protein MTVATSDPADEAAAHPGQPHDQYDPELDHECCERVVINISGLRFETQLKTLSQFPETLLGDPKKRMRYFDPLRNEYFFDRNRPSFDAILYYYQSGGRLRRPVNVTLDIFSEEIRFYELGEEAMEIFREDEGFIKEEERPLPENEFQRQVWLLFEYPESSGPARIIAIISVMVILISIVSFCLETLPVFRYEEDEMYNYPLQSMSNATSTHDSSSYYKDPFFIVETLCIIWFSFEFLVRFFACPSKAGFFGNIMNIIDIVAIIPYFITLGTELAERPEDGQAGQQAMSLAILRVIRLVRVFRIFKLSRHSKGLQILGQTLKASMRELGLLIFFLFIGVILFSSAVYFAEADEPHSQFSSIPEAFWWAVVSMTTVGYGDMVPTTIGGKIVGSLCAIAGVLTIALPVPVIVSNFNYFYHRETEGEEQAQYLNIPSVPKASSADDLKKSGRSGSGSTLSKSDYVEIQEAVNHSTDDFRPEGMKTGNCTLANTNYVNITKMRTDV, from the coding sequence ATGACGGTTGCTACCAGCGACCCTGCGGATGAAGCCGCAGCACATCCGGGTCAGCCTCATGACCAGTACGACCCCGAGCTGGATCATGAGTGCTGCGAGAGGGTCGTCATCAACATCTCAGGCTTGCGCTTTGAGACACAGCTCAAGACTCTCTCCCAGTTTCCGGAGACGCTGCTGGGGGATCCCAAGAAGAGGATGAGATATTTTGATCCTCTCCGGAACGAGTACTTTTTCGATCGCAATCGGCCGAGTTTTGATGCCATTCTTTATTATTACCAGTCAGGAGGGAGGCTGCGTCGGCCTGTTAATGTGACGCTGGACATTTTTTCTGAGGAGATCCGGTTTTATGAATTGGGCGAGGAAGCTATGGAAATCTTCAGGGAAGATGAAGGTTTCATAAAAGAGGAGGAGCGGCCTCTGCCGGAGAATGAGTTTCAGAGACAAGTGTGGTTGCTGTTTGAGTATCCAGAGAGCTCAGGTCCTGCTCGCATCATTGCCATCATCTCTGTCATGGTGATTCTCATCTCTATCGTCAGCTTCTGTCTGGAGACATTGCCAGTTTTCCGATATGAAGAAGATGAGATGTACAATTATCCATTGCAATCCATGTCCAACGCCACCTCTACCCATGACAGCTCAAGTTATTATAAAGACCCTTTCTTCATTGTGGAGACCCTCTGTATCATCTGGTTCTCTTTTGAGTTCCTAGTTAGGTTCTTTGCGTGTCCCAGTAAAGCTGGATTTTTCGGCAACATCATGAACATCATTGATATTGTGGCAATCATCCCCTACTTCATCACCCTGGGTACAGAGCTAGCAGAGAGGCCAGAGGATGGCCAGGCAGGCCAGCAGGCTATGTCTTTGGCTATTCTCCGTGTCATTCGTCTGGTCAGGGTGTTCCGTATTTTTAAACTCTCACGTCACTCCAAAGGGCTCCAGATCCTGGGCCAGACTCTAAAGGCCAGTATGCGTGAGCTGGGCCTCCTCATCTTCTTCCTGTTCATCGGCGTGATCCTCTTCTCCAGTGCTGTCTACTTCGCAGAAGCAGACGAGCCACATTCCCAGTTCAGCAGCATCCCTGAGGCCTTTTGGTGGGCCGTGGTTTCCATGACCACCGTGGGCTACGGAGACATGGTCCCAACAACCATTGGAGGGAAGATTGTTGGGTCTCTCTGCGCCATCGCCGGTGTGCTGACTATCGCCCTGCCTGTGCCTGTCATCGTGTCAAACTTCAACTACTTCTACCACAGAGAGACGGAGGGCGAGGAGCAGGCACAGTATCTGAATATCCCAAGTGTGCCTAAAGCCAGCTCAGCTGACGATCTGAAGAAGAGCGGCCGAAGCGGCAGTGGGTCCACTCTCAGTAAATCTGACTATGTGGAGATCCAGGAGGCTGTGAACCACAGCACTGATGACTTCAGACCAGAGGGCATGAAAACAGGAAACTGCACCCTGGCTAACACTAACTATGTAAACATCACTAAGATGCGCACAGATGTATAA